CGAGTTCGCGCTGTATCTGGACCTGGAGAACATCGAGCACACGCGCACGCGCACGAAGAGGCCTCAGACCAACGGGATCTGCGAGCGCTTCCATCAGACCATCCAGAACGAGTTCTACGCCAGCGCCTTCCGGCGCAAGCTGTACAACTCGCTGGACGAACTGCAGGTGGACGTTGACGAGTGGATGCAGAGCTACAACGCCGAGCGGACGCACTCGGGCAAGTACTGCTACGGTAAAACGCCGCTGCAGACCTTTATCGAGAGTGCAACGCTGGCGTACGATAAACAGCTGGATCAGATCAAGCAGACACCTCACACCGATACGGCCGTCGCTTGACGGCTTGTCTGTCAGATCAAGTCTCGACTAGGACAGCTTAAGCGCGGCCGACCAGGCGCTGCTGGCCTCGTGCGTGACGCTGGCCGCCGCCGACATCGGCCTGCCGCTGGTGTGGCGTGGCTGCACCGAAACACCGCTCAGCCTCGGCGCCCGCGTTTAAAAAAGCGGTGCCTATACCTCGCAGGACACCTCCGCAGCAACGCGAGGCCATCCGTGCAACCTGATTCGGTGGGTCACTAGAGCCCTGAATCGCCCCGGGTTTCGTGGAGGCTGGCTGGTTTAAGTGGTCACGCCGTCACGGCCGATCGCTCGGCGAGTTGGCGGTGGTAGTTTGCCTCGGCCTCGGCCGGCGGGATGTAGCCCAGCGGTGCCATCAATCGATGATGGTTGAACCAGGCGACCCATTCGAGCGTGGCAAGCTCGACGGCCTCGCGGGTCTTCCAAGTGCGCCGGTGGATCACCTCGGCCTTGTACAGCCCGTTGATGGTCTCGGCCAGGGCGTTGTCATAGCTGTCGCCCTTGCTGCCAACCGAGGGCTCGATCCCGGCCTCGGCAAGCCGCTCGGTGTAGCGAATGCTGACGTATTGCGAGCCCCTGTCCGAGTGGCAGATCAACCCGTCTTCGGCTTCGGGCTGGCGGGCGTACAGCGCCTGCTCCAGCGCATCCAGGACGAAGTCGGTGCGCATCGAGTGGCTCACGCGCCAGCCCACGATGCGCCGTGCGAAGACATCGACGACGAAGGCGACGTAGGCGAAGCCCTGCCAGGTCGACACGTAGGTGAAGTCGCTCACCCACAGCTGGTTGGGCCGGTCCGCCCGGAACACCCTGTTGACCTTGTCGAACGGGCACGGCGCCTTGGCATCGGCCGCCGTGGTGCGAACGCGCTTGCCTCGAATCACGCCGCGAAGACCCAGCCTGCGCATCAGGCGCTCGACGGTGCAGCGCGCCACCTTCATGCCTTCACGCCCGAGCTGGCGCCAGACCTTGTCGGCACCGTAGACCTGCCGGTTGGATTGCCAGACCCGATCGATCTCCGACATCAACTGCGCATCGCGCTGCGTGCGTGCGCAGCAGCGGCCCGGCTCGCGCCGGCGCATCGCATGGCGTCGGTATCCCGACGGGGCGATCTGCAGCACCCGGCAGATCGGCTCGACCCCGAAGTCATTCCGATGCGCGTCGACGAACGCCTTCAAGACTTCGTACGGCGGTCGAGCTCCGCCTGGGCGAAAAACGCGCTGGCCAGCTTCAGGATCTCGTTGGCCCGGCGCAGCTCCTTGACCTCGCGCTCCAGCTCTCTCACGCGTTGCGCCTCCGCGGTCGTCGTGCCCGCGCGCGTACCGGCCTCTACCTCTGACTGCTTGACCCAATCCAGCAGCGTCTGCGGCACGCAGCCGATCTTCGGCGCGATCGATTCGACTGCGCCCCATAGCGACGGGTACTCCCCGCGCGCTTCCTGCACCATCCGCACTGCGCGCTCGCGAACCTCAGGTGAGAACTTGTTCGACTTCTTCATGGCTCCATCTTCTCAAGAGTTGGAGCCTCCACAAATCCCGGGGCGATTCAGTCTTAGCGGCAATCGCCGCGTTCTTCAACCTGGTCTTGCTTGGCATTCATGCTGGGGCCGCGCCGCCCAGGAATGGTGTGCAGCCACAAGGCCCAATTCCCACGCCCCCACTCAGGTGTAACTTCCCCCGCCCCTGCGTACCACATCACTCTTCTCCCCCCGTTTCCCCCTCCCAGGGGGTGCCGCCTGCTCTCCCTCCAAGTTACAGTACGTTGCCCGCTTAACATAAGCGGCAGCCTCTGAGAAGGCCCAGTCCAGGGCAAGCAAACGGTCCTGTTCTTCGGCCTTCTCCCGAGGGTGTGCACTCACAACCACCCGTCACTGGCTGGGCAGTGTGCAAATTAAGACCCCTGCCAGCCCTCGCCCCGTCCCACCGCGCCACCCATGACCCCCGCTCTCGCCCTCCACCTCACCAGCGACCTCCTCAAGATCGGCCTGCTCCTGTGCAGCCCGCTCCTGGTCGTCATCCTGGTGACGGGCGTGGTCATCAGCGTGCTGCAGGTCGTCACCCAGGTGCAGGACCCGTCGTTGGCCTTCGTGCCCAAGCTGATCATCTTCGTCATCGCGCTTATCCTCATGGCGCCCTGGATGCTCGGCAAGCTCACCGCCTACGCCACCGAGCTCTACGGCCGCCTCGCCCAACTCGGCTGATCGGTCGTCCCGAGCAGACAAGCAAGTCAGTAAGCCAGCGACCAGACCATGTCTCCCGACGCCCTCATCACCTGGGGAACCGCCGTGATGCTCGTCTCGGTGCGCTTCTCCATCGCGCTCGGCCTCTCCCCGGTCTTCACCGCCTTCGGCCTGCCCGGCCTCGTGCGGCTGGCCCTGGTCGTCGCGCTGTCGGCCCTCGTTTGCGCCGCCGGCGGCATCACCGCCCCGCCTGAACTCATCGACGACGGGGGCCGCCTGATGCTCGCCGTCGCCGCCGAGGGCGTCTCCGGCGCCTTGCTCGGCCTGGGCGTCCACGTCGTCCTCGCCGCCTTCGCCGTCGCCGGCCGGCTGCTCGATGTGCAGATCGGCTTCGGCATCGGCTCGGTGTTCGACCCCGTCACCCGCGCCAGCGCCAACGTGCTGACGTCGCTGCTCAGCCTGCTCGGCGTCGCGCTCTTCGTGCTGGCCGATGCCCACCTGGCCCTGGCCTCCATGCTGGCCAGCTCCTTCTCGGTCTTTCCGCTCGGTGCCTTCCCGCAAGTGGCCGACCCGATGCGCGTGGCCTCCGCGGCCGGCGCGCTGTTCAGCTTTGGCCTTGCGCTCGCCGCGCCGGCCGTGCTGGCGCTGCTTGTCACCGACCTCACCCTGGGCCTGATCTCGCGCAACTCGCCGCAGATCAACGTGCTGCTGCTCGCCATCCCGGTCAAGATCCTGGTCGGCCTGCTGGTGCTCACGCTCTCCATCCCGGCCTGGGCGCCGCTCATCGAGCGGCTCTTCGGCCTCAGCGCCGACGTGCTCGGAGCCCGCCCGTGAGCCAGCAGCAAGACCTCGACCGCAACGAGCAGGCCACCAGCTTCAAGCTGGAAAAAGCCCATCGCCGTGGCTCCATTGCCAAGAGCCAGGAAGTCACCTTCGCCTGCGTGTTGCTCGCCGCCACCGCCTGCCTCTGGGGCCTGGGCGAAGCCACGCTGCGCGAGCTGGCCACGCTCATCCCGCGTGCCTTCGCCCATTCGCAGCATGCCGCGCTCAACCACGCCGTTGCGCTGCGGCTGGTGTCGGAGCTGGGCCTGTTCACGCTGCAGGCCGTCGCCGCGGTGCTCTTCGTGCTGTGGCTCACCGCGCTGGCATTCGGCGCGGCGCAGGCGCGCGGCGTCTTCACCGCCGAGCCGCTCAAGCCCAACTTCGATCGCATCAACCCGGCCGCCAACTTCAAGCGCCTGTTCTCGGTGAAGACGCTGTTCGAGGCCGGCCGCACCAGCCTCAAGCTGGCCGTCATGGCCGCCGTGGTCGCGGCCTGGGGCCTGGCGCAGGTGGACGAGGTGGTGGGCCTGCTCGCGCTGCCGGCCGGCGGCCTCCTGCGCCGCTCGCTCGCCCTGCTGGGTGAGGCGCTGGCCCTGGTCGCCGTGCTGTTCGTGGCTTTTGCCTATGTCGACTGGCTCTACACCCGCTGGGACTTCATGCGGCAGATGCGCATGTCCAAGCGCGAGATCAAGGAAGAACACAAGGAGCGCGAAGGCGACCCCCGCATCAAGGCCCGCCTGCGCGAGCTGCGTGCCGAATGGGCCAAGCGCGCCCGCTCGGTCAAGCGCGTCGGCGAGGCCGATGTGCTGCTCACCAACCCCACCCACTACGCGGTGGCGGTCGAATACCGCCACGGCGAGATGCCGGCCCCCCGCGTCATCGCCAAGGGCGCCGGCGACCTGGCGCTGCGCATGCGCCGCGAAGCCTCGCGCCGCGGCGTGCCCATCGTCGAGAACCGGCCGCTGGCCCGCGCGCTGTTCGCCGAAGTGGCCCAGGACCACTTCGTGCCCGAGCAGCACTTCGCCCAGATCGCCCGCATCCTGCGCTGGGTGTATGCAGCGCGCCCCTCGGCGCCCCAGCCGGCAAAGGCCCACTGACCCGTGAACTCGCTCAAAGCCATCCTCGGCCGCAATACCGACCTGGCCCTCATCGCCCTCGTCATGGGCGTGCTGCTGGTCCTGTTCGCCCCCATCCCGTCGCCGCTGCTGGACTTCCTCATCCTGCTGAACTTCTCGCTCGCCCTGCTGGTGCTGCTGATGACGTTCTATGCGCCGCGGCCGGTGGAGTTCTCCACCTTCCCGGCCATCCTGCTCATTGCCACGCTGTTCCGGCTGGCGCTCAACGTCTCGGCCACCCGGCTCATCCTGACGGACGGGGAGGCCGGCCGCGTCATCGGTGCGGTGGGCACCTACGTGGTCGGCGGCAACTACGTCATCGGGATGATCGTCTTCCTGATCCTGGTGGTGGTGCAGTACGTGGTGGTCACCAACGGTGCGCAGCGCGTCTCGGAAGTGGCAGCCCGCTTCACGCTGGACAGCATGCCGGGCCAGCAGATGAGCATCGATGCCGACCTCAACATGGGCTTCATCGACCAGGACGAAGCCAAGCGCCGCCGCAAGACGCTGGAGCGCGAGGCGGCCTTCTATGGCGCGATGGACGGCGCCAGCAAGTTCGTCAAGGGCGACGCGATCGCGGGCATCGTCATCATGCTGATCAACATCGTCGGCGGACTCGTCATCGGCGTGCTGCAGCAGGGCATGCCCTGGGGCGAAGCGCTGCGCCACTTCACGCTGCTGACCATCGGCGACGGCATCGTCACGCAGATCCCGGCGCTGGTCATCTCGGTGGGCACCGGCCTCATCGTCACCCGCTCCTCGTCCGACAGCCAGCTCAGCGCCGAGGTGCTGCGCCAGCTCAGCGCCTTCCCGCGCACGCTGGCCATCGTTGGCGTGGTGTTGCTCGGCGTGGGCCTGCTGCCGGGCATGCCACTGGTGCCGGTGCTGGCCCTGGCGGCCGGCGTCGGCGTGGCCTACTTCCTGGCGCGCCAGGCCAAGGCCGCCTCGCCCGAGGCGCAGCAGGCCGAAGCCGACAAGGCCTCCAAGGAGCAAGCTGCCGCCGACGATCCCTATGCGGTCTACGACGTCGAGCCGGTCGAGGTCGAGCTGGGCGCGGCCCTGGCGCAGCACCTGGGTGGCGAGCAGGGCATCCTGATGGAACGGGTGGCGGCCTTCCGCACCCAGTTTGCCGGCGAGATGGGCTTTGTCATCCCGAAGGTGCGCTTCCGCGAGTCCTCGGCCATCGGTGGCGAGGCCTATGCCATCGCCATCTTTGGCGATCCGGTGGCGGCCGGGCAGGTGATGGTGGGCAAGACGCTGGCCATCCACCCCAGCGGCGACCTGACGCTGGTGCGCGGCATCGAGACCCGCGAGCCCACCTACGGCCTGCCCGCGCTGTGGATCGAGCCGGCCGACCGCGACGCCGCCCGGGCCGCCCGCTACACCCTGGTGGATGCGGTCAACGTGCTCTTCACCCATCTGTGCGAGGTGATGCGCCAGCGTGCCGCCGAGCTGCTCACCCGCACCGAGACCGACAAGCTGCTGGCCCGCCTGCGCACCGCCCAGCCGGGCCTGGTGGAAGAACTGGTACCCACCCAGCTGGCCGTGAGCGACGTGCAGAAGGTGCTGCAGAACCTCATGCGCGAGAAGGTGCCCATCCGCAACATCCAGGCCATCGTCGAATGCCTCATCGACGCCGGCCGCGCCAGCAAGGACCCGGCCGTGCTCACCGAGGCGGTGCGCCAGCGGCTGGCCACCAGCATCTGCAACAGCCTGAGCGCCGACCGCAAGACGCTGCACGTGATGACGCTCGACCCGGAGCTGGAAGACGGCCTGCTGCGCCAGGCAGCAGGGCAGGCCACCGGCAGCGACCCGCGGCTGATCGATGGCTTGCTCCTGCGCATTGCGGCCAGTGCCGAACGCATGATGAAATCCAACCTGATCCCGGTGGTGTTGTGTGCGCCGGAGCTGCGCCGCCAGCTGCGGGCGCTGTGCGAGCGCGCCACGCCGCACCTGCGGGTGCTGTCGATGGCCGAGGTGCCGCCGGGGTACGAGTTGCGGGCGTTCGCGGCGATCACCGCCGCACCGCCAGCGGGGCAGGGCGCCAAGTCCCCCCACTGACTACACCAAGACAAGAAAGAAACTGAGGGAGTGCGAACGCCATGAGCGATGTCTTCGCGATCGTGCAGGTCGGCCTGCTGGCTGGGCAGGAGCGGTTGAACGCCGTCAGCGGCAATGCCGCCAGTGCCACGCTGCCGGGCTATCGCCGCCAGGTGGCGGCGCTCAACAGCTTCGCCGGCCACTTCGCGCCCGCCACGGCGCAAGCCGCGGCCGCGCCGGCCGAGCCGGTGCTGCGCCGCGGCGTGGACCTGCGGGCCGGCCAGATGATGGCCACCGGCAAGCCGCTGGACGTGGCCATCGACGGTGCCCAGGGCTTTTTCGCGCTGTCCGATGGCCAGCGCACCTTCCTCACCCGTGCCGGGTCCTTCCGGGTCGACGCCGAAGGCTACCTGGTCGGCGAGCGCGGCCTGCGTGTGCAAGGCAGCAACGGCGACATCCGCCTGGGCAGCGCCGATGTCTCGGTGCGCGAAACCGGCGAGATCGTGCAGCGCGAGGAAGTGCAGGCCGTGCTGCAGCTGTTCACGCTCGCCGAGGGCGCCCAGCTCTCGCCGGACAAGGGCTCGCTGCTGGCGGTGGACGGCGCGCTGCAACCGGTGGACAGCGGCCGCGCCGCGGTGCGCTCGGGCTTTCTCGAGGGCTCCAACGCCGGTGGCCCGCAGGACATGCTGGCGCTGATGGCGCTCACGCGGCAGTTCGAAAGCCTGGTCAAGGTGACGCAAGGCTATGACGAGGTCCTCGGCAGGGCCATCCAGAAACTCGGGGAGATCTAAACCATGTTGGACGCATTCCTGGTGTCGGCCGTCGGCCTGCAGGCGCAGAAGGACCAGCTCGACACCATCGCCAACAACCTGGCCAACACCAACACCGTGGCCTACAAGCGGCGCACCGTGGACTTCAGCGGCCTGCTCGACCGCACTGCCGCGCCGGCCGGCGCCTCGGCCCAGACGGCCGAGGCCGCGCGCCCGAGCGGCATCCGGGTCGACATGGTGCAGGGCGAGGTGCGCACCACCGGCCGGCCGCTGGACATTGCCATCACCGGCCCCGGCTTCATCGAGGTGAACCTGCGTGACGGCCGCATCGGCTACTCCCGCGGCGGCTCGCTGCAG
This genomic stretch from Eleftheria terrae harbors:
- a CDS encoding flagellar biosynthetic protein FliQ, which gives rise to MTPALALHLTSDLLKIGLLLCSPLLVVILVTGVVISVLQVVTQVQDPSLAFVPKLIIFVIALILMAPWMLGKLTAYATELYGRLAQLG
- a CDS encoding flagellar biosynthetic protein FliR produces the protein MSPDALITWGTAVMLVSVRFSIALGLSPVFTAFGLPGLVRLALVVALSALVCAAGGITAPPELIDDGGRLMLAVAAEGVSGALLGLGVHVVLAAFAVAGRLLDVQIGFGIGSVFDPVTRASANVLTSLLSLLGVALFVLADAHLALASMLASSFSVFPLGAFPQVADPMRVASAAGALFSFGLALAAPAVLALLVTDLTLGLISRNSPQINVLLLAIPVKILVGLLVLTLSIPAWAPLIERLFGLSADVLGARP
- a CDS encoding flagellar biosynthesis protein FlhA, producing the protein MNSLKAILGRNTDLALIALVMGVLLVLFAPIPSPLLDFLILLNFSLALLVLLMTFYAPRPVEFSTFPAILLIATLFRLALNVSATRLILTDGEAGRVIGAVGTYVVGGNYVIGMIVFLILVVVQYVVVTNGAQRVSEVAARFTLDSMPGQQMSIDADLNMGFIDQDEAKRRRKTLEREAAFYGAMDGASKFVKGDAIAGIVIMLINIVGGLVIGVLQQGMPWGEALRHFTLLTIGDGIVTQIPALVISVGTGLIVTRSSSDSQLSAEVLRQLSAFPRTLAIVGVVLLGVGLLPGMPLVPVLALAAGVGVAYFLARQAKAASPEAQQAEADKASKEQAAADDPYAVYDVEPVEVELGAALAQHLGGEQGILMERVAAFRTQFAGEMGFVIPKVRFRESSAIGGEAYAIAIFGDPVAAGQVMVGKTLAIHPSGDLTLVRGIETREPTYGLPALWIEPADRDAARAARYTLVDAVNVLFTHLCEVMRQRAAELLTRTETDKLLARLRTAQPGLVEELVPTQLAVSDVQKVLQNLMREKVPIRNIQAIVECLIDAGRASKDPAVLTEAVRQRLATSICNSLSADRKTLHVMTLDPELEDGLLRQAAGQATGSDPRLIDGLLLRIAASAERMMKSNLIPVVLCAPELRRQLRALCERATPHLRVLSMAEVPPGYELRAFAAITAAPPAGQGAKSPH
- a CDS encoding EscU/YscU/HrcU family type III secretion system export apparatus switch protein — its product is MSQQQDLDRNEQATSFKLEKAHRRGSIAKSQEVTFACVLLAATACLWGLGEATLRELATLIPRAFAHSQHAALNHAVALRLVSELGLFTLQAVAAVLFVLWLTALAFGAAQARGVFTAEPLKPNFDRINPAANFKRLFSVKTLFEAGRTSLKLAVMAAVVAAWGLAQVDEVVGLLALPAGGLLRRSLALLGEALALVAVLFVAFAYVDWLYTRWDFMRQMRMSKREIKEEHKEREGDPRIKARLRELRAEWAKRARSVKRVGEADVLLTNPTHYAVAVEYRHGEMPAPRVIAKGAGDLALRMRREASRRGVPIVENRPLARALFAEVAQDHFVPEQHFAQIARILRWVYAARPSAPQPAKAH
- a CDS encoding flagellar hook-basal body complex protein, whose translation is MSDVFAIVQVGLLAGQERLNAVSGNAASATLPGYRRQVAALNSFAGHFAPATAQAAAAPAEPVLRRGVDLRAGQMMATGKPLDVAIDGAQGFFALSDGQRTFLTRAGSFRVDAEGYLVGERGLRVQGSNGDIRLGSADVSVRETGEIVQREEVQAVLQLFTLAEGAQLSPDKGSLLAVDGALQPVDSGRAAVRSGFLEGSNAGGPQDMLALMALTRQFESLVKVTQGYDEVLGRAIQKLGEI
- a CDS encoding IS3 family transposase (programmed frameshift), producing MKKSNKFSPEVRERAVRMVQEARGEYPSLWGAVESIAPKIGCVPQTLLDWVKQSEVEAGTRAGTTTAEAQRVRELEREVKELRRANEILKLASAFFGPGGARPPYEVLKAFVDAHRNDFGVEPICRVLQIAPSGYRRHAMRRREPGRCCARTQRDAQLMSEIDRVWQSNRQVYGADKVWRQLGREGMKVARCTVERLMRRLGLRGVIRGKRVRTTAADAKAPCPFDKVNRVFRADRPNQLWVSDFTYVSTWQGFAYVAFVVDVFARRIVGWRVSHSMRTDFVLDALEQALYARQPEAEDGLICHSDRGSQYVSIRYTERLAEAGIEPSVGSKGDSYDNALAETINGLYKAEVIHRRTWKTREAVELATLEWVAWFNHHRLMAPLGYIPPAEAEANYHRQLAERSAVTA